Genomic segment of Ignavibacteria bacterium:
AGTTCATGATATACTCGGTAAGGAAATTGCAACTTTAGTCGACGAAGTATTAGAACCAGGTATTCACAACTCCTCATTCCGCATTCCAAATTCTGCATTCACGAGCGGTGTGTATTTCTATCAGCTCCGTACCGGCTCGTATGTTGAAACGAAAAAAATGGTGTTGATGAAGTAAAGGACCGAGATTTAACTGATTAATAATCTTCTATTACTTCTTTAGAATTTTTTAACACATTCGTTCGCTTCATAAGCGGCTGCAAATTACGACTTCTCGATATACCCGTCAGTTGACGGATTACGCGAAACCCTAAATTTATATTGGTTCTCGAGTAGTCCCGATCTAGCCTGTCGGCAGACAGGTTTATCGAAACGTATCGAGAGAACAAAAAACAAAGATTCCAGTCGGCGAAGGAGAACTTTCCCACTTTATGAACTTTCAAACTTTATGAACTTTCAAACTTTATGAACTTTTTAACTTTATGAACTTTTTAACTAAACAGCTTGACATTCATTCGAATGATTACTAAAATACTTCTGGGAGAATTAAAGAATGAACTTAATTCAATCATACGGGCAAAAACCAAATCCGTTAGCTAACGGACTTAATGAAGTTAGAATAAATCTGCGAGCAAACTATTACAGTCCAAAGTCGGTAAAAACGACAATGATATATACGCATGTTTTAAACCGAGGACTTGGAGTTAAGAGTCCATTAGACTGAAATGAAATGGATTATAGATATGCACGACCTATTTTTAAATATTGTGAATTTGAAAGAAAAACAAAACAATTGGAATGATATCATGCACCTGCACGCAGTATATCATTCTAGATATAATAAAGCTGTGCAGGATAATTAATAGTTATATGCAAAACAAAAGGAGTTAAAATGAAATCTTTTAGTACGGTTTTTATAATTTTTTTATTTTCTTGTTCTATCTATGGTCAAGGTGCTTATTTGGAAAGAGGTCAAAGTGGTTTTGGAATAGGAGGTGGTTTCTCTACTAATGAAGATGTTACTGGAATTGGTGGAAGTGTTGGTTATTCAGTTAATGGAATTTTTGATTTTGGTATAGGAGTAGAGAGTTTCAGCTTTGACCAGAAATTATTGGGTGCAGATTTAAATGCAACAGTTATTTCACCAAGTTTAACTTTCTATGCGCTTAAGCAAAATGATGAAATCCCCTTGTCTTTTGCTATTGGTGCCGGTTATGATTGGCAAATGTATTCAAACGATGTTCTTGATGATTTTAATATCGATATGACTGGAGGTTTTTTTTCAATCGGTGGTTCTTTATTTGGATACTTTAAAGCTTCAGAGTCTTTTAGAATACAACCATCAATTGGCTTCTCTTATATTACTGGCGAAGTAAAATTGGAAGATAATGCTGGTAAT
This window contains:
- a CDS encoding T9SS type A sorting domain-containing protein is translated as VHDILGKEIATLVDEVLEPGIHNSSFRIPNSAFTSGVYFYQLRTGSYVETKKMVLMK